One Chloroflexota bacterium genomic window carries:
- a CDS encoding ammonium transporter, which translates to MNAATAINTGDTAWVLVATALVMMMTPALAFFYGGMVRKKNVLSTLNLSFIIMALISVQWVVVGYTLAFGPSLGGIIGALNYFGLNGVGSAPNGDYAPTIPHLAFSAYQMMFAVITPALITGAFVERVRFKAFLLFALLWATLVYDPVAHWVWGVGGILRQLGALDFAGGTVVHVTAGFSALAFAKVIGSRRGFGAVPMEPHNIPYSILGAGLLWVGWFGFNGGSALGANGLAVNAVVTTNTAAAAAGLVWMLLTWRDNKPSILGIVTGAVVGLVAITPASGYVTPLAALVIGAIAAVISYYAIRFRQSHNLDESLDVWACHGMGGAWGALATGLFATKMVNEAGADGLFYGNPGQFVIQAIAVVAAIAFAVIMTFVIAKVLDVVVGLRVTENEEEVGLDISEHGERAYA; encoded by the coding sequence ATGAATGCCGCAACTGCAATCAACACGGGCGATACTGCCTGGGTGCTGGTCGCGACCGCACTCGTGATGATGATGACTCCCGCGCTCGCGTTCTTTTACGGCGGGATGGTGCGAAAGAAAAATGTGCTCTCGACGTTGAACTTGAGTTTCATTATCATGGCACTCATCAGCGTGCAATGGGTGGTGGTGGGTTATACGCTCGCGTTCGGTCCTAGTCTTGGCGGAATTATCGGTGCGTTGAATTATTTTGGATTGAATGGCGTCGGTTCAGCGCCGAACGGCGATTATGCTCCCACGATTCCGCATCTCGCCTTCTCGGCTTACCAAATGATGTTCGCGGTCATTACCCCGGCGCTCATCACCGGCGCGTTTGTCGAACGCGTCCGTTTCAAAGCGTTTCTGTTGTTCGCGTTGTTGTGGGCGACCTTGGTGTACGATCCGGTCGCGCACTGGGTCTGGGGCGTGGGTGGTATCTTGCGCCAACTCGGTGCGCTCGATTTTGCGGGCGGCACGGTGGTGCATGTCACGGCGGGCTTTTCCGCACTCGCGTTTGCCAAGGTCATCGGCTCGCGCCGCGGTTTTGGCGCGGTGCCGATGGAGCCGCACAACATTCCGTACAGCATTCTCGGCGCGGGATTGTTGTGGGTCGGTTGGTTCGGCTTTAATGGCGGCAGCGCACTCGGCGCGAATGGTCTCGCTGTCAACGCGGTGGTCACGACGAATACCGCCGCGGCAGCGGCAGGTCTCGTGTGGATGTTGCTGACCTGGCGCGACAACAAGCCGAGCATTCTCGGCATCGTCACCGGCGCGGTCGTGGGTTTGGTCGCGATTACGCCGGCGTCGGGTTATGTGACGCCGCTCGCCGCGCTCGTGATCGGCGCAATCGCCGCCGTAATCAGTTATTACGCGATTCGGTTCCGCCAATCGCACAACTTGGATGAATCGCTCGACGTGTGGGCGTGTCACGGCATGGGCGGCGCGTGGGGCGCGCTGGCAACCGGATTGTTCGCGACGAAAATGGTGAACGAAGCCGGCGCGGATGGTTTGTTCTACGGCAATCCCGGTCAGTTCGTCATCCAAGCGATTGCGGTCGTCGCGGCGATCGCGTTTGCGGTGATCATGACGTTTGTAATCGCCAAAGTATTGGATGTCGTCGTCGGCTTACGCGTAACGGAAAACGAAGAAGAAGTCGGTCTGGACATTAGCGAGCACGGCGAACGCGCGTACGCGTAA
- the glnA gene encoding type I glutamate--ammonia ligase, whose product MLDTKELSVALPALEPVSATHAPKRLVSPKEVVEYAKSQGLQIVDFKFVDLPGTWQHFSIPITELSEDLFIEGLGFDGSSIRGFQHIHESDMLLMPDPTSAITDPVCAVPTLTLTCDVYDPVTKLAYSRDPRNIAKKAEKYLAKTGIATTSYWGPEAEFFIFDNIRFDQNTYSGYYFIDSDEGIWNSGRDSGTQNLGHRPRYKEGYFPVAPADALQDIRSEIILRLIQAGVPIEVHHHEVATAGQCEIDMRYNSLTTMADSLMMYKYVVKNVARAHGKTATFMPKPLFQDNGSGMHVHQSLWKDSANLFADPSGYAGLSQLAKHYIAGLLYHAPALLALAAPTTNSYRRLVPGYEAPVNLVYSKRNRSAAVRVPMYSNNPKAKRIEFRPPDPSSNPYLVFAALLMAGLDGVEKKMDPGEPADYDLYELSAEEAKKVKQVPGSLSETLDALENDYEFLLKGDVFTKDVIETWVAMKRVKDVDAIRLRPHPYEFFLYYDA is encoded by the coding sequence ATGTTAGACACGAAAGAATTGTCCGTCGCGTTGCCCGCGCTCGAACCGGTGAGCGCGACGCACGCGCCCAAGCGACTCGTCTCGCCGAAAGAGGTGGTCGAGTACGCCAAGTCGCAGGGCTTGCAGATTGTGGATTTTAAGTTTGTGGATTTGCCCGGCACCTGGCAACACTTTTCGATTCCGATCACGGAATTGAGCGAGGATTTGTTCATCGAAGGACTCGGGTTCGATGGATCGAGCATTCGCGGTTTTCAGCACATTCACGAAAGCGATATGCTCCTGATGCCAGACCCGACGAGCGCGATTACCGATCCCGTATGCGCCGTGCCAACGCTAACGCTCACGTGCGATGTGTACGATCCGGTTACCAAATTGGCGTACTCGCGCGATCCGCGCAACATTGCCAAGAAAGCGGAAAAGTATCTCGCCAAAACCGGCATCGCGACGACGAGCTACTGGGGACCCGAAGCCGAGTTTTTCATCTTCGACAATATTCGTTTCGATCAGAACACGTACAGCGGGTACTATTTCATTGATTCGGACGAAGGCATTTGGAACAGCGGTCGCGATAGCGGCACGCAAAACCTGGGTCATCGCCCGCGCTACAAGGAAGGGTACTTCCCGGTCGCGCCGGCGGACGCGTTGCAGGACATTCGCTCCGAAATTATCTTGCGCTTGATTCAAGCCGGCGTGCCGATCGAAGTGCATCACCACGAAGTCGCGACGGCGGGACAGTGCGAAATTGATATGCGCTACAACTCGCTCACGACGATGGCGGACAGTTTGATGATGTACAAATATGTCGTCAAGAATGTCGCGCGCGCACATGGCAAGACGGCGACGTTTATGCCCAAGCCGTTGTTCCAGGACAATGGTTCCGGAATGCACGTTCACCAGAGTTTGTGGAAGGATAGCGCGAACTTGTTCGCCGATCCAAGCGGTTATGCCGGGTTGAGCCAGCTCGCCAAGCATTACATCGCCGGTTTGCTCTATCACGCGCCCGCGCTCCTCGCGCTTGCCGCGCCGACGACGAACTCGTACCGCCGCCTCGTGCCCGGTTACGAAGCGCCCGTCAATCTCGTGTACTCGAAACGGAATCGCTCGGCAGCCGTGCGCGTGCCGATGTACTCGAACAATCCGAAAGCGAAACGCATCGAGTTCCGCCCGCCCGATCCGTCGTCGAATCCGTACCTCGTCTTTGCCGCGTTGTTGATGGCAGGGTTGGACGGCGTCGAAAAGAAAATGGATCCGGGCGAACCCGCCGATTACGATCTGTACGAACTGTCGGCAGAAGAAGCGAAGAAGGTCAAGCAGGTTCCTGGGTCGCTCTCCGAAACGCTCGACGCGTTGGAAAACGATTACGAGTTCCTGCTCAAGGGCGATGTGTTCACGAAAGACGTGATCGAAACCTGGGTCGCGATGAAGCGCGTCAAGGACGTGGATGCGATTCGCTTGCGCCCGCACCCGTACGAATTTTTCCTGTACTACGACGCGTAA
- a CDS encoding LysE family transporter translates to MHPEIVAIGVFMGLAFAAPPGAVTAETLRRGARGGFALAFGVQLGSLIGDATYALLALGGLAAFAQIPALQIGLGAFGAMFLMYLAWSSFQTALTPVALSASGDTRVETRGAFLSGMMLSLTNPWAIAFWLSLGGVLASWGIVGASAEQVGIFFASFMLGSALWAVALAFAIARARRWLKPVVFRGLSIACGIALGAFAITAGFRVIESLIGA, encoded by the coding sequence GTGCATCCAGAGATCGTTGCCATCGGAGTGTTCATGGGTCTTGCGTTCGCCGCGCCGCCCGGCGCGGTAACGGCGGAAACCTTGCGGCGCGGCGCACGCGGCGGCTTTGCGCTCGCGTTCGGCGTACAACTCGGTTCGCTGATTGGCGACGCGACGTATGCTTTGCTTGCGCTCGGTGGACTTGCCGCGTTCGCGCAAATACCCGCGTTGCAAATTGGGCTGGGCGCGTTCGGCGCGATGTTTCTGATGTATCTGGCTTGGTCGTCATTTCAAACTGCGCTCACGCCGGTCGCGCTCTCGGCGAGCGGCGATACGCGCGTCGAAACGCGCGGCGCGTTTCTGAGCGGCATGATGCTCTCGCTGACGAATCCCTGGGCAATCGCGTTTTGGTTGTCGCTCGGCGGCGTGCTCGCATCGTGGGGTATCGTCGGCGCATCGGCGGAACAGGTTGGCATATTTTTTGCGAGTTTCATGCTCGGCTCGGCGTTGTGGGCGGTGGCGCTTGCCTTCGCGATTGCGCGGGCGCGGCGCTGGCTCAAGCCCGTCGTTTTTCGCGGGCTGTCTATCGCGTGCGGCATCGCACTTGGCGCGTTTGCGATCACTGCTGGATTCCGCGTCATCGAGTCGCTGATTGGCGCGTGA
- a CDS encoding HAMP domain-containing histidine kinase, producing MRPKHFPRHRPPWWPPNEPFPPASNTHASQRTRRRFFLRFGFFFLLVFMFGCASLTAMAWLTGNLLGVLGVPTNTTPSNIIAVVLIVAGLVFVGRAFGRMATPIGDLVEMAGRVAEGDYSARMLERGPREIRVLARAFNSMAERLQTQDEQRRAMLADVTHELRTPLTVIQGNLEGLLDGVYPRDDAHLAPILEETRVLARLVDDLRMLALTESGALQLQKEPVDLALLVGETAASFKAQASVAGVELIATTSQVPLLQLDPARIRQVLENLIANALRYTPRGGKISVQCSVDSVLSRVVVSTSDTGAGIAPEDLPHVFERFYKSRESRGMGLGLAIARNLVVAHGGDLIAQSEIGAGTTMRFSLPIPAK from the coding sequence ATGCGCCCGAAACATTTCCCGCGCCATCGTCCCCCCTGGTGGCCCCCCAACGAACCGTTCCCTCCCGCGTCGAACACGCACGCGTCGCAGCGCACGCGGCGTCGTTTCTTTTTGCGGTTTGGATTTTTCTTTCTGCTCGTCTTCATGTTCGGCTGCGCGAGTCTCACCGCGATGGCGTGGCTCACCGGAAATTTGCTGGGTGTGCTGGGCGTTCCGACAAATACCACGCCGTCCAACATCATCGCGGTCGTGTTGATTGTTGCCGGTCTGGTGTTCGTGGGACGCGCATTCGGACGTATGGCGACGCCGATCGGCGATTTGGTCGAGATGGCGGGACGCGTGGCGGAGGGCGATTATTCGGCGCGGATGCTCGAACGCGGACCGCGCGAGATTCGCGTGCTCGCGCGCGCGTTCAACTCGATGGCGGAGCGGTTGCAGACCCAGGACGAACAACGCCGCGCGATGCTCGCGGATGTGACGCACGAACTGCGGACGCCGTTGACGGTGATTCAAGGCAATCTCGAAGGACTGCTCGACGGCGTGTACCCGCGCGATGACGCGCACCTCGCGCCGATTCTCGAAGAGACGCGCGTGCTCGCGCGATTGGTGGACGATTTACGGATGCTTGCATTGACCGAGAGCGGCGCGCTCCAATTGCAAAAAGAACCGGTTGATCTCGCTCTGCTCGTCGGCGAGACAGCGGCGTCGTTCAAAGCGCAAGCGAGTGTGGCAGGAGTCGAATTGATCGCGACTACGTCCCAGGTTCCTCTGCTCCAACTGGATCCGGCGCGGATCCGCCAGGTGTTGGAGAACCTGATCGCGAACGCGTTGCGTTACACGCCGCGCGGGGGCAAGATCAGTGTTCAGTGTTCGGTGGACAGCGTTCTGTCGCGCGTTGTGGTCAGCACGAGCGATACCGGCGCGGGGATCGCGCCGGAGGATTTGCCGCACGTCTTCGAGCGATTCTACAAATCGCGCGAATCGCGCGGGATGGGATTAGGGCTTGCCATCGCGCGCAACTTGGTCGTCGCGCACGGCGGCGACTTGATCGCGCAGAGCGAAATCGGCGCGGGCACGACGATGCGGTTCAGTTTGCCGATTCCGGCGAAGTAA
- a CDS encoding response regulator transcription factor has product MKTILIVDDEPQIVQLARDYLERAGFAALTAYDGKAALSAARREKPDLIVLDLGLPELDGLDVTRALRKESSVPIIMLTARGEETDKLVGLEIGADDYVVKPFSPKELVARVRTVLRRVESVAIGAEMIRVADVVLDVPRMQATVAGRAVELTPTEFQLLAALARQPGRIFTRAQLLDAVRGVAFDSYERAIDAHVKNIRHKIEAQPREPRYIVSVYGVGYKFADR; this is encoded by the coding sequence ATGAAAACCATTTTGATCGTTGACGACGAACCGCAAATTGTGCAACTGGCGCGCGATTATCTCGAACGCGCGGGCTTTGCGGCGCTCACCGCGTACGATGGAAAAGCCGCGCTGTCCGCTGCGCGGCGCGAGAAACCCGACTTGATCGTACTCGACCTGGGTCTGCCGGAGTTGGACGGACTCGACGTGACGCGCGCGCTTCGCAAGGAATCATCCGTGCCGATCATCATGCTGACCGCGCGCGGCGAGGAAACGGACAAACTGGTCGGACTCGAAATTGGCGCGGATGATTACGTCGTCAAGCCGTTCAGCCCGAAGGAACTCGTCGCGCGCGTGCGTACCGTTCTGCGTCGCGTCGAAAGCGTCGCCATTGGCGCGGAGATGATTCGCGTCGCCGATGTCGTGCTCGATGTGCCGCGCATGCAGGCGACTGTCGCCGGTCGCGCGGTTGAATTGACGCCGACCGAGTTTCAACTACTCGCGGCTCTGGCGCGTCAACCCGGACGCATTTTCACGCGCGCGCAATTGCTCGACGCGGTGCGCGGCGTCGCGTTCGATTCGTACGAGCGCGCGATTGACGCGCACGTCAAAAACATTCGTCACAAAATCGAAGCCCAGCCGCGCGAGCCGCGTTACATCGTGTCGGTGTACGGCGTCGGCTACAAATTCGCAGATAGATAA
- a CDS encoding DUF2304 domain-containing protein has product MEQIRKAISRAAVPTAIVGTVFGFIGDVLQPLIDLAPIVAVISFVGALLALGWFVYLRRQKGNDAWDSLAGGLFIFFVAGTIIFSVLAVFFAAGPERGYLASNVDAIAKLQTDVLGIRSDVSAIKTTTQSTQQQVVAIATTQAQGFAEMQRSFAALQSGQGNLVTSPQTPQEWYSNARLYQLRGDTANALKAYEGYFKFNLEFVGPYGEYVAMLKATEGIARTRQIVGTMASARRDSATLDLVATRLLDSPTERLTRLVALTTRAPQFGPGWQELGQEYTRAVGDKRTKDMTDKQIAAFKSLLTLEEREQGFTRYYIDKTLADKDLVSARQALQDAENWARGAGTANVRFTFLRDQVIFTFDLAEQGLRKLMFSIDDPQPKTETGMIPGTNVVNLTITGVPVPVGEHTFYFQYVDANSVASAVQNKKFWVDPIAIDPRLGDRDFSTNTQTMWFAIGVVGAKPTDRYRFKYSVDSPALNQTEDGMSAASITIKSLKPGEHKLYIQATRADGVKTPVVEYVFTAP; this is encoded by the coding sequence ATGGAGCAAATTCGCAAGGCAATTTCGCGCGCGGCGGTTCCCACGGCAATCGTAGGAACCGTTTTTGGATTCATCGGCGATGTGCTGCAACCACTGATTGATCTCGCGCCCATCGTCGCGGTGATTTCGTTTGTCGGCGCGTTGCTCGCGCTCGGCTGGTTCGTCTACTTGCGTCGGCAAAAAGGCAACGATGCCTGGGATTCGCTTGCCGGTGGGTTGTTCATCTTCTTTGTCGCCGGCACGATCATCTTTTCCGTGCTGGCGGTCTTTTTTGCGGCAGGACCCGAACGCGGTTATCTCGCAAGCAACGTGGACGCGATTGCCAAATTGCAAACCGATGTGCTCGGTATTCGTAGCGATGTGTCCGCGATTAAAACGACGACGCAGTCCACACAACAACAAGTGGTCGCGATCGCGACGACGCAGGCGCAAGGATTCGCAGAGATGCAACGCTCGTTCGCGGCGCTGCAATCGGGGCAAGGCAACCTCGTCACCAGTCCGCAAACACCGCAAGAGTGGTACAGCAACGCGCGACTCTATCAATTGCGCGGCGACACCGCGAACGCGCTCAAGGCATACGAGGGATATTTCAAGTTCAATCTTGAATTCGTTGGTCCGTACGGCGAATATGTCGCGATGCTCAAAGCGACCGAGGGTATCGCGCGGACGCGACAAATCGTCGGCACGATGGCGAGCGCGCGCCGCGACAGTGCGACGCTCGATCTCGTCGCGACGCGTTTGCTCGATTCGCCGACAGAACGTCTCACGCGACTCGTCGCGCTGACGACGCGCGCGCCGCAATTCGGACCGGGATGGCAGGAACTGGGGCAAGAGTACACGCGCGCAGTGGGCGACAAGCGCACCAAGGATATGACGGACAAGCAAATCGCCGCGTTCAAATCGCTCCTAACGCTCGAAGAACGCGAACAAGGATTCACGCGCTATTACATTGACAAAACGCTCGCGGACAAGGACCTGGTTAGCGCGCGCCAAGCATTGCAGGACGCGGAAAATTGGGCGCGCGGTGCGGGCACGGCGAATGTGCGATTCACTTTTCTACGCGATCAGGTTATCTTCACGTTCGATCTTGCGGAGCAGGGTCTGCGTAAACTCATGTTCAGCATTGACGATCCGCAACCCAAGACGGAGACCGGGATGATTCCCGGCACGAATGTGGTGAACCTGACGATTACCGGCGTCCCGGTGCCGGTAGGCGAGCACACGTTTTATTTTCAGTACGTGGATGCGAACAGCGTGGCGAGCGCGGTGCAGAACAAAAAATTCTGGGTAGATCCCATCGCGATTGATCCGCGTCTGGGCGACCGGGATTTTTCGACAAACACCCAAACGATGTGGTTTGCCATCGGCGTCGTCGGCGCAAAACCAACCGATCGTTATCGTTTCAAGTATAGTGTGGATTCGCCCGCGTTAAACCAAACCGAAGATGGTATGAGCGCCGCCTCGATCACGATCAAAAGTCTCAAACCGGGCGAACACAAATTGTACATTCAAGCGACGCGCGCGGATGGCGTTAAAACACCAGTGGTCGAGTACGTGTTTACGGCTCCGTGA
- a CDS encoding leucine--tRNA ligase → MATKKNTKTNTKIAKETKAAKKTQATPRKKTMATRKATTRAKSTKQLTHQPTIELNKYIPKQIESKWQARWENEKLWHTDLGDTRKKYFFLTMYPYPSGDLHIGHWYAMGPSDVKARFLRMNGYNVFFPIGFDAFGLPAENAAIKRKIHPHTWTMNNIANMRRQLRSMGASFDWEREVVTCDPRYYKWNQWFFTQMFKRGLAYKKMAAVDWCPNCKTVLAREQVIGEDRRCERCDTPVIKKDLEQWFLKITAYADELLDFSKIEWPERVKTLQTNWIGRSEGAQFTMRVADSDAKFDVFTTRQDTVFGMTFAVLAPEHALVEKITTPAQRDAVNTYVVKTRRETEIDRLSTEKVRDGVFTGAYAINPMNNDRVPIWIADYVLTTYGTGAIMGVPAHDERDFDFALNYGLPILPVIDRPDQRTKSFVLGGTMNDGFADALRAEQIPFEEKQGSLYATIPPEKIDRYVALAKQFVRANAWNEVVGTRWQFIFHDAVWSLDSLESERRILARCHELEPDVRGKRTVMEMLSAVEFYRDVLYHDEYGTMIFSGEFSGATADVARSRVAQVMEARGIGRRAINYRIRDWLISRQRYWGTPIPVVYCPDHGAQPVPDDQLPVVLPIEGVEFMPTGESPLLKHKEFLKAKCPVCGKDARRETDTMDTFIDSSWYPFAYLDPYNIERPINPDLTKAWMPVDQYTGGVEHATMHLLYTRFWIKVMRDIGVIDFGEPMTRLFNQGTILAPRVEGQKLAKMSKSKGNVISPDDLVASYSADTVRVYLMFIGPWDQGGPWDGTGMDGVHRWLQRVWNLVVEAPNPQEQNPSAEAEKELRRTTHQIIKRVTQELTAFKFNTTVAALMEFTNHLQKARETSVINSPAWRESIEALLLMLAPAAPHITEELWERIGKPYSIHQQAWLQWDPKIAADEMFTLIAQVNGKVRDRIELPVGVNEAEAKSAALNSPSVQRHLDGKTPTQVIYVPGRLVNIVVK, encoded by the coding sequence ATGGCTACCAAAAAGAACACGAAAACGAACACGAAAATCGCGAAAGAAACGAAAGCCGCGAAAAAGACGCAAGCCACACCGCGCAAAAAGACGATGGCGACGCGCAAGGCAACCACGCGCGCGAAATCAACTAAACAACTAACGCACCAACCAACCATCGAACTAAACAAATATATTCCCAAACAAATCGAATCGAAATGGCAAGCGCGCTGGGAGAATGAAAAACTGTGGCACACGGATCTAGGCGATACGCGCAAGAAATATTTTTTCTTGACGATGTATCCGTACCCCAGCGGCGATCTGCACATCGGTCACTGGTACGCGATGGGTCCGAGCGATGTCAAGGCGCGCTTTTTACGGATGAACGGGTACAACGTTTTCTTCCCCATCGGCTTTGACGCGTTCGGTTTGCCGGCGGAGAACGCGGCGATCAAACGCAAGATTCATCCGCATACCTGGACGATGAACAACATCGCGAACATGCGGCGACAGTTGCGCTCGATGGGCGCGTCGTTCGACTGGGAGCGCGAAGTCGTGACGTGCGACCCGCGCTACTACAAATGGAACCAATGGTTCTTTACGCAAATGTTCAAGCGCGGCTTGGCGTACAAAAAAATGGCGGCGGTGGATTGGTGTCCCAACTGCAAAACCGTTTTGGCGCGCGAACAAGTCATCGGCGAAGATCGCCGGTGCGAGCGATGCGACACGCCCGTTATCAAAAAAGATTTGGAGCAGTGGTTCCTAAAGATCACTGCGTACGCGGACGAGCTGTTGGATTTTTCCAAGATCGAATGGCCCGAACGCGTCAAGACCTTGCAAACGAATTGGATCGGGCGGAGCGAGGGTGCGCAATTCACGATGCGCGTCGCGGACAGCGACGCGAAATTCGACGTGTTCACGACGCGCCAGGACACGGTGTTCGGCATGACGTTCGCGGTGCTCGCGCCCGAACACGCCTTGGTCGAAAAAATCACGACGCCCGCGCAACGCGATGCGGTGAACACCTACGTCGTCAAGACGCGACGCGAGACGGAGATTGATCGCTTGTCCACCGAAAAAGTGCGCGATGGCGTTTTCACCGGCGCGTACGCGATCAATCCGATGAACAATGACCGCGTGCCGATCTGGATCGCGGATTACGTGCTGACGACGTACGGCACCGGCGCGATCATGGGCGTGCCCGCGCACGATGAACGCGATTTCGATTTCGCGCTGAACTATGGTCTGCCGATTCTGCCGGTGATTGATCGTCCCGATCAACGCACCAAATCGTTCGTGCTGGGCGGGACGATGAACGACGGATTCGCCGACGCTCTGCGCGCGGAACAAATTCCGTTCGAGGAAAAACAAGGTTCGTTGTACGCCACGATCCCGCCGGAGAAAATTGATCGCTATGTCGCGCTGGCGAAACAATTCGTGCGCGCGAATGCGTGGAACGAAGTCGTCGGCACGCGCTGGCAATTCATCTTTCACGATGCCGTGTGGTCGCTGGACTCGTTGGAAAGCGAGCGGCGTATCCTGGCGCGCTGTCACGAATTGGAACCGGACGTGCGCGGCAAACGTACCGTGATGGAAATGCTGTCGGCGGTCGAGTTCTATCGCGATGTGTTGTATCACGACGAGTACGGCACGATGATCTTTTCCGGCGAGTTCTCCGGCGCGACCGCTGATGTGGCGCGCTCGCGCGTCGCGCAAGTGATGGAAGCGCGCGGCATCGGCAGGCGCGCAATCAACTATCGCATCCGCGATTGGCTGATCTCGCGGCAACGCTACTGGGGCACGCCGATCCCGGTCGTGTATTGTCCCGATCACGGCGCGCAGCCGGTGCCGGACGATCAACTGCCGGTCGTCCTGCCCATCGAAGGCGTCGAGTTTATGCCGACCGGCGAATCGCCGTTGTTGAAGCACAAGGAATTTCTGAAGGCGAAATGCCCGGTGTGCGGCAAAGACGCGCGCCGCGAGACGGACACGATGGACACGTTCATTGATTCGTCGTGGTATCCGTTCGCGTACTTGGACCCGTACAACATCGAACGACCGATCAATCCTGACCTGACGAAAGCATGGATGCCGGTGGATCAATACACGGGCGGCGTCGAGCACGCGACGATGCATCTGTTGTACACGCGCTTCTGGATCAAAGTGATGCGCGACATCGGTGTGATTGATTTCGGCGAGCCGATGACGCGGTTGTTCAATCAAGGCACGATTCTCGCACCGCGCGTAGAAGGTCAGAAGCTGGCGAAGATGTCCAAGTCGAAAGGGAATGTCATCAGCCCGGACGACCTGGTTGCGAGTTACAGCGCGGACACAGTGCGCGTGTACTTGATGTTCATCGGTCCCTGGGATCAGGGCGGACCCTGGGACGGTACGGGAATGGACGGCGTGCATCGTTGGTTGCAACGCGTGTGGAATTTGGTTGTCGAAGCGCCCAATCCCCAAGAGCAAAATCCTAGTGCGGAGGCAGAGAAAGAGCTGCGCCGCACGACGCATCAAATCATCAAGCGTGTGACCCAGGAGTTGACCGCGTTCAAATTCAACACGACCGTCGCCGCGTTGATGGAGTTTACGAACCATCTGCAAAAGGCGCGCGAGACCAGTGTCATCAATTCGCCCGCGTGGCGCGAGTCCATCGAAGCGTTGTTGCTGATGTTAGCGCCTGCCGCGCCGCACATCACGGAGGAACTGTGGGAGCGCATCGGTAAACCGTACAGCATCCATCAGCAAGCGTGGCTGCAGTGGGATCCGAAAATCGCGGCGGATGAAATGTTCACATTGATCGCACAGGTGAACGGCAAGGTGCGCGACCGCATCGAACTGCCGGTCGGCGTGAATGAAGCGGAAGCCAAGTCCGCCGCGCTGAACTCGCCGAGCGTGCAAAGACATCTCGACGGCAAAACTCCGACACAAGTGATCTATGTGCCGGGGCGATTGGTGAACATCGTCGTCAAGTAA
- a CDS encoding alpha/beta fold hydrolase translates to MDSKFISTPSGKFHAIVAGEGAPVILIHGYSVRNSWRTWVENIAALAEVARVYALDLLGYGESDTPEPALDAPRQANAIIELLDAENLERAAIVGLSWGGGIAQMIATTAPTRVSKLVLVDSTYSAKPENLARLKTLACPTLIVWDEDDARIPVAGAQVLGDAIPNARVRIFKREERDPDADPNNRHWSQVSHSREWNRLVADFLRDPKGL, encoded by the coding sequence ATGGACAGCAAATTTATCTCCACACCCTCCGGTAAATTTCACGCGATTGTCGCGGGTGAAGGCGCGCCCGTCATTTTGATTCACGGTTACAGTGTCCGCAACTCGTGGCGAACCTGGGTCGAGAATATCGCGGCGCTCGCCGAGGTGGCGCGCGTGTACGCGCTCGACCTGCTTGGCTATGGCGAATCGGACACACCGGAACCCGCGCTCGATGCGCCTCGACAAGCGAACGCGATCATCGAATTGCTCGACGCGGAAAACCTGGAACGCGCGGCTATCGTTGGTTTGTCCTGGGGCGGTGGCATCGCGCAAATGATCGCGACGACCGCGCCGACGCGCGTGAGCAAACTCGTGCTCGTTGATAGCACGTACAGCGCCAAACCGGAAAATCTCGCGCGTTTGAAAACACTCGCGTGCCCGACCTTGATCGTGTGGGACGAAGACGATGCGCGAATTCCCGTCGCGGGCGCGCAGGTGCTCGGCGATGCGATTCCCAATGCACGCGTCCGCATTTTCAAACGCGAGGAACGCGATCCCGATGCCGACCCGAACAATCGGCACTGGTCGCAAGTGTCGCATTCGCGCGAGTGGAATCGGCTGGTCGCCGACTTTCTCCGCGACCCGAAAGGGCTTTGA